Part of the Micropterus dolomieu isolate WLL.071019.BEF.003 ecotype Adirondacks linkage group LG17, ASM2129224v1, whole genome shotgun sequence genome is shown below.
CATATAGGCATGAAATGTACCACATGCCGCATGGGTTTTCAACAACGAAAAGCAACGGCCAGAGTGGTGGGGGGTTGGTGATGAGGGTGTGTCTTGATCTCGCTCCACTACTCTCAGTCTACTGTGTTACTGGACAGTTGGCCAATACAGTTTATGGGCAAAAGCACTAACAATAAAACAGGGCTATTCATGAAACAATCAGTGACTTAGAATTTCtgttaaagctgctataattcATATCGCATGGTAACAAGTGATCAATGATGAATATGTGTATGTGAAGAGTTCACTTGTAGGGATGAACCCGCAGAGAATTACCACTAACTAAGCAGAGCGTTTCagcgtctttcagctcattgttttggttttaaagccCCAACTTTAGTGTTTTGATTCACTTTCACAGGTCTCATCAGTATGGTTTCAAGACAcggcaggcagctgttttcagtgagttGGCGTCCATCCATAATCCATCCAGAAAGATATTTCTCTCAGGAGTAGGTGAAGAgtaaaacaaagctaaaagaaGAATGAATATTAGACTTGCATTCATCAGGTGCCCAAGAATGCtaatgctgctctgtgtctgctggatgtgtaaactttgctatcaatcaatcaacagtCAATAAATTTTAAAGGTGACTTAACAATCTGATATCAAAACTGAGCACATATGGTACGTGGTTAGATGCAAAGTCAACGCTAAAACATTTTAACCAGTAAAATCAAAGTTGTGAGAAAGAAGAGGCAACGGCTATTAGGCGGCCACTTTATGTCAGACTTCTCCTCTGATTAAAACTGCCTCTGTAATTACCACACACGATGGGGACAAGGTCTTCCGCTGAGTTGACGAGTGTTTTGTTTTAGAGTTAACATGCTCCAATTCACCTGTCCCCATGAGGCACAGCATACACCTCTGTGTTATGCCTTTGGCCCTCTCAGCTACTGGAGTTGTCTGCTATGTGTCTAAACTGGAGTGGAAGCCTGCTCCTAATCATAGCAATCACTCATCCGAAAGGATCCCCTCCTTCTCGAAAGATGGTTATTTTTAGCTCATATgtacataaaatgttttcaggCCAGTGTGATTATCGTTGATTTGACAAAAATTATGGCGCTTGAAAGCTCAGTGATTCAATGGAGCTGCCTTGAATTTTTACCAGTGAAGGATGCAATTATTACTGGTTTCATATGAGCAGTGTTCGGCTGTCAGTCTGCAAATTCTTATGACTGTCACTGTGGAAAAATATGTGATGCAAAGCTAAATAAGATTTGCTCATGATGTGTTTGACTGGCACCCATTATGTGCTATGGATAAATGGGAGCTGCATGAATGGGGGTGGGAAACATTGGTTATATCTCAATTCTCCTGCTTTTTCTGAAGCAGCCCCATTCATGGGTGATTAACAGGCAGATCAGGGAGGTGGGCAGTGTTGCTTGGATGGCTTTGACTAATCTAACTGCTGCTGCCTAGCTTGAACCCAGACAAGCAATGAAGAGAAACATTCAAACTACTGTACAGAGCTCCACTCTCAAAGCCTAAATCCTATATGCACACTTTTATGCAGCCATGTGATACACTACAGAATGTGACTCGACTGACAACTCCAGAGATTAAACTGATTATTGGACGTTGCTGgagtctacacacacacatcaatgcCTCCACACATCACTAGTTAACGTAAATAACAGCTTAATCCAAGTCACAACAcaatttttgttgttgttggtgtcaCAGATACACAAAGAAACATTGTACTTTCTCATGAGTGCGGAGGACATTATGACTGAGCTAATTAACTGTGGGTATACATTTCTTTTATCCATCATTCTTATGGTGGTTAATGCCTTTTATACAAGATTTCATTTTTGGTGCATGCTTGAATATTTGACTGAGTTTATAAACTCACAGACTGTTTGTCTTTTCACTACAATTTCAAAATCCTTAATCAAAAAAGTGTCTACCCTATAAGCATATATTTTGTATAGCTTTTATGGTATGTCAAATTGATGGTGGTTGATTGTTCATGAGCAAAGACACCTACAGTTATCACAGTTTGGCTGACCAAAGGGAACACAATCATcttaaactacatttaaaatctgttttgaaCACATTAAGTCTCAATTTTGTTTGATTCAAGGATGAAATAAAGAATTTGATCATAGTCTCTGACATGGGGTGAATGGAGTGACATCTTGACCATTCAATTTCGATCAGCAATAGAAATATTGCTCCACCTAGTGGAGGCAGCCGTTATGGTGTAAGAGGGAAACAGCCTGATTTGATTTCACTCTTACAGTAGAATGACTCTTCACTCAGTAtttgcagttttttaaaatatccatGTAAAGAGAGGCTGGGAAGGCAACTGATATATTTCCTGATGATCAGCTCCGTAAGGAAAACCTTTTCAGAGGTGGCACTTGAAAAGATGGCAAAGTAAaaacggcaaaaaaaaaagcacggTAAGGGAAGAGAACAGATGGCTtaacaacaacagaaagaaatgtAACAAACTTGCAGGAAATATTTTAATTCAATCAAAAATACTGTTACCCTGAGTTTATTTCCAACAACACTGCGTTGAGTGCGGTGCCCTATTTCCAGGCGGCTCTGTCTACCTGCGCTGAGCCCCTCCCCTCTCATCTCTGCCTCCCCTCCACCCCTCCACCCCTCATACTCCCCCTCCTCGGAGTTTGTGTTGCACTCGTTGCAGTAGGAGGGTCCATGTGCACAGAATGACGTCGCTCTGACTTCAAGTCCTACCGATTCCTtcgtttgtttttattactctTTTTATCCAGGGCACAGAATCGGTAATCTGCAAAATTGAAGCCATAATGTGAGATCATCCGCCGCTGTCGTCCGACCCGTCGCTGTCGTTCGTCCTGTCAGGAGCAGCCGCTCGCTGTGGAGGATTACTAGTGATAATACGCAGTAGACTTCTCCAGTGTGTCTAGCTGTCAAACTGAAAACTATGTATTGGAGAGAGTAGACAGAACACATTTGTTGATATTTATTGACTTTGCTTTGCgtgtctttttttgtcctctGGATTATCGCTGCCCAGCAACACGGCCACCTGACAACTCTGAATGTCGTAATTAAGGTAAGGAAGGACAGAGCTCAGTGTTTGACTGTACATTTTAATTTCGCGCTGGGTCTGAGATGATAATGAAAGCAAACTCCTTACTGTTCAGTGGGATAACTGAATAGCCTACTTGCATCCCCGATGCAAATCTAACTTTCAACCGTGGCAGTTAGCCGTGTGTCTGGTCCATAATAAAAGTCGCCAAGAAGTTTATGTACTTTATGTACAAACAAAAATAGTCACAGCaattgtaaaacaataaaaataaaaataaaaatcagtagATATTTCTCTACGCACCTGTCAAGAGGTGCTGAGAAATATCTAGTGCTGTCAAAGTCTTTCTAAAAATATGActtaaataatttacattttcttacATCTGCACTTAGTCCTTCTTGCCAATGGGAAGACTTAATGGGAAGACTTTCACACAGCAAAAAATAACGTCAGCTGCAACAATATAGCGAAAATCGTCTTTTACTATTTATTCTGCGCAAACGCAAAATGGAGAGATATGCAGAGTTGCATGCCCAGAGGCAGGACAATCACGGCAGGAGCAAGAGGGCGGAATAGTTAAGCTGacttctcttttatttttcatttttgtattcAATGATCTGCACGCAATGTGCATGGGATATTTTGCAGGCAACCTGAATAACTTTAACTCAGATATCTTGGCTGCTCCAGAGCTGCGAGCCCTTCAACGAGTGCACCGTATCAtgctaaataaatattaaaacatcaaacatcaaGGCAATGCCTTTTCATTGCAATTTGTTATGTCAAGTGTATAATTTTTGTAGTATTATAagtatttttgttgcttttgcaCATGACGGTGCTGCTCTTGCCGCAAAAGCAACATTTCAAGTTATGTCGCAGCTATGTTGTGGCTGCAAGAGCAATAACTATTGAGTGACAGCTGTCGGACCAATCCATGAATAGCCTGATAAATCTGGTGGATAGCTGGCTGAGCTGTCCAATAGAAGCGCAGTAGAGGTGGGAATTTACACAAAAAAGCCCAGACGACGTCACGTAGATAGATTAACCCTTACAATGCATTTTCTTCTATGTTATCATACTGTACATCCCCTGTAGTGCAGTAATAAGGAACTTTATCTCTGTGAGAGAGGAAGTACTGTACAGACTTGCGTTGGACCTTTTCAGATTTGACATTGTTTACACAGCatcataaatgtttttctcttttcctgtgCCCTACCTCTTTTTTTGCCTCATTGGGTTTTTATCCACTGAAGCAAAACTTACTGCTTTGGCATCTATCCAAAACTTAAAGACTATATTTACACTTTAGATTTAAGAGCCATTAGCATATTCCTAAATACATTATTCATTCTCACATGAGACCTGTAATCTCTGTGTAAAAGTAAATACCCTTAATACACCAATGCCTaacttttctcttttccttgtTTACCAGGTGAATCAATGAGCCAGCAATGGAGACCAAAAGATACCAAAATTTCTTTGAAGGAAGTGATACAGAGAACAAATGGTCACAGGTCCTTAGCACCATGGAGCACTGCTGCAGTACAGAGGATTCAAGTCTGACCAACAGTGATATCCTGATGGACATAGTCAATGTTAGCTGCCCTGCTGGAAGCCCGACCACCGactgcaaagacaacaatacaaagAAGCAGGAGCAGCCAATGATTCGGCTCAGCCAGAACCAGCCATTTGTTCTCCCACACTTCAACAACTCTCTCCATGGTCATAAGCAGGAAATGGACTCCAAGGAGCTTTCCAAGACTGTGGCTGAGTCTATGGGCCTGTATATGAATGCTGCCAGGGAGGCAGACTTTGCCTTTAGCCAGCATGGGGGCAGTACCAGCCCTGGGAAGATGTTTCCTGTGTGTGGACGGCCTCTAGAGGACACCCAGTGTGGTTCTACAAAGAGCCCCAAGTTAAAGCCATTTGGTTTCCAGCAGCCCAGCACCACTCCCAGAGAATGCACCGCTGGGACTCCAGTTAGCTCAGCTTCAATGCTAGCCTCATCTCTGTCCTGCAGTCCCCAGACATCCAGCTCCATCTCTAGCCCAGGGGGCAGCAACAATATGGTGTCGTCAACCACCAGTCCTCAAACGTGCTTTGGACCAGTGTGCTCGTCCGTCAGCAGTCCTGTAAGCCAGACGTCTTGTGCGGCAACTCTGGCCAACATCAAGCGCAGGAATTCAGCCACATGTAGCCCTGTAGAGTCCAGCACAGTGGGCTCACCACCACTCACCAGCCCGCTCAATGTCATGAGATCTCCTATGTCCAGCCCCCAGAGTATGAGTAGTGTGAGATCGCCTCCGTCCTGCAGCACTACCTGTAACATTAGGTCATCTGTCTCGAGCCCCACAGGTGTCAGCTGCACCAGCACTGCTAACAACTGCAACACAGTAAGGCCCTCCATTTCCAGTCCGGCCACAGGGGGCAACATGGCGGTCAGCAGCCCACAGAACCCCTCCTCAGGTGGGTTTCCTGTGTCCAGTCCTGCTGGTGGACTGGGTTTGGTGCAGAATGACACCAACAGCCCAGAAGCAGCAGGTCTGAACAGAGATACAGACTTCAAGAACTTTGAATTCCCTAAAGTAGAGATGGTAGACGGAGAGGTGTTCAACGTCGGCTTAGACCAGATGGGCATGGTTAAGTACATTAAGAACGAGCCTGGAACTGACTTCAGGAGCATGTGTTTAGGCAGCTCCAAATGTAACGCGAGTAGCACACCTTTTATCACACAGATTAAGAGTGAGCCAAACAAAAATGAAGGATGTATGAACCCACAGCCCTATGGTGAACAGTCACCATCTCTTGGTCTCTTTCCTGCATCCGAGACCACATATTTGTCCCTGAGGAATAACATTGATGAATACAGTCTTTCTGGTATCTTAGGACCCCCTGTCTCCTCTATGAATGGGAACTATGAGCCCGATGTGTTCTCCAACAATGTCCTGTCTAAAGGGGTTAAGCAGGAGTCCACTGATGGCAGCTATTACCAAGAGAATAACAGCATGCCCACATCGGCCATTGTTGGAGTTAATTCCGGTGGACATTCATTCCATTACCAGATTGGAGCACAAGGAACAATGTCTTTCACACGGCATGATGTGAGGGACCAGTCCAACCCTTTGTTGAATCTAATTTCACCTGTAACGGCGTTAATGGAGTCGTGGAAATCTCGGCCAGGCATGGTGCAGGGGTCACTGTCAGCCAGAGGTGAGGGATACCCGGGTCAAAACTGCATCACGGACAGCATGAACAGGTAAGGGATATGAAGACTTCTCTGTTATCTGAGTGCCTTTCAGTGTATCGCCGTCAGATGTCTGGCTTACAAATGGTGATGTTTTCTCAATTGTGATAAATGTAGTTTAACTTTACAGAGAGAAtcagtttaaatttttttctaattcatgttttttttaaatcgatCTACCTGTATAATAGCATATCTCTCTAGAGGATCAGATAGATGGATAGCCAGTTTGTTACAGTCAGGCTCATATTGCACAAGGGATTTAGGGCGTTTGCTTTGAATAGtgcaataataacaacagcCGGGCTTGGGAAAGGCAGCGGGATGCTGGCTGGGGGAATAGGAATTGAAGGACGGGGTCCAGGTCATTGTTATAGTAGCATGTGATCACAACATCATCTCTGCTAGCACTGCCCTGTGTTCTACTATAACACAGAGGCGAAGTTTACCTCTTATCAGGCCCTTACTTGTACGTACAACAACAAATTTTATTGGTCTGTTATTGGGAGGTCCAGCTAAGAGCAAtgcaaaaatctgtttttatggGCCCTAGGCCATTGGCAGTGTCATAAATTATGAATGATTGATCACATGCTTTTGTTGCCAAACTGATCAAATAAACAGTTAATTTTGTGATGGTGGGggctgaaacaaaacaaacaggccAAAGGGAAAAAATCTATAATAGCTGCCAATATGGCAAAGTACAACTTTGACACAGTTGTTTTGCTTCCAGTGTATTCTGGTGTCCTAGTTGCATATGAAGCTGAAGGAAGTAAATTATCATGAACGCTATTAATGACAGTAAATACAAAAGCCATTTGCTGGAACATGAAACACATGGTAACATTGTTAAAAATACAGGAAGTATGTGTATTCAGCAGTCAGAGGTACtggtgtttatttacagtaataaataaaatgcattactATGGGATGTTATAAATTCACAGTTTTTATGAGCTGGTGCAAAGAAGCAATAAACAAAGTCATAAATGACTTCCTGTTTACTTGCGTAGCTTTGATAAAAGTCAGAAACTTACTGTAAGAAAAGCAGCTGGGATGTTGATGTACGTTGCTCCGctgtgtttgactgtgtgttGACCATGACAATTCAAGACTAACTTTGGACAGTGATGTTGAACAGAATCTCAAAATGGAGATTTATTAGATTAAAAGTTTTCCTGATTGAATTTCCGGAAACCAACTTCGCAGATCCCACTGATTGCTCCACCATTTAAAGTCgtccattttcattttcttctgctCAGCTGCTTTCATTCAGATTGCTGGGACAACTTTGGAGGCCGAGACTAGCAAAAAGTCTGTTTATCAGGGTTTCATCAATGTACATTCACATAGGTCATCAACCGCAAACTGATTTGCTGTTGCTTACAAATGCAATGCAAAACATTGCTGATTATGATGCTTGTTACTTTTTATGTAAAGAGTTTATGCATCTATCATAACTTTATCATTCAGTTTGATATAAAACAAACCTTTTACTGTTTTGTTCTAATATTTTGGAAGATGTGTGATCTGATTTGGTCACACTGGTCTATATATCTAACAAGAAGGGCACTCCGCCAAGACTAATACTCCAGTCTGCTATGATATGTTAATCTGCAAGCGCATCcactaaaaacatttgaatatattCTTAAACAATTAATATCAGAGTATGTCAACTTATGGTTGTGCCTAGCTGAAGCCTCATCATACCAGCTGTGCATTTATTATGTACTTTGCGCTGGTCAGAAAATCTGGGTTTGCGCGATGTCATTTTGCCATAGACACTGGTGTTTGTCCTATCTCGCAATGTTAACGGAAATCCTTGAACAAATcatacatcatcatcatcatctctttTCAATATATTGTGCGTACACACGTGTGAGTATATGGACAATCGGCAGTTGTTGGGCTGATAGTTGGAAAACTCTTACGATGTCGCCCAACGCTAACCTCAGTACAGCATCTCCATATCGGTCTAATAGAAAGGAGTATTTTTGCCGGGATTGAAAATCATGGCTTCGGGATTTCTGGTATACCGTAATACCTTGAATCCGCCAAAGCCTACGAGCCAATAGCTTTTCTGTAATCCAGCTgactgacaaacaaaaaaaacagcaccaAAAGCATAACCAATCTGCAGAGGCTAATGACCAGATTAATTCCTAAATAGTTTTCCTTTGTAATTTACTGCTCATAAAAACTACATTAGATTAATGGTCCTTGTggtatttttacatttcctaTGACAAACATGTATAGTAAGCacggtgtgtatgtgtgtgtattttttcacaGTGCAACTCACCCATAGATCTGAACTGACTATCTTATCATCAGAATTTTGTTGTCTGTCTTCTCCGTTTGATTTTTATTCAGCTTTACATGTATAGTAAACCCTTTTCTAGAGAGTAgatactctgtgtgtgtatgtgtgtatgtgtgtgtgtgtgtgtgtgcgctataACAAGGCTTGCAGCTCTGAGGAGACTGATACAGCCCCGTTACCTTGGAGGCGACCCATATGGCAAGAGCCAAAGCGATGTTGACGGGATCACTGCCACCTTGGTCCTAATGAGATCCAGCTTAGCCCTAATGTCAGACAGGGTGACAGAAAGAGGTGGGCCACATggcagccagccagccagcaggcagggaagcagacagacacaaaacacacatatacatacacatatacaattaatgcatatacacacacacacacacacacacacacacacacacacacacacacacacacacacacaaatgtcttAAGAATGCAATAATCTAACATTTCAGAGGTTGTTGCCTACTTTCAGTGTCCTCTTACACCAGTAGTATTGTATTGATTAACAGCTATACTTAGACATAAACATAGGCTTACTGTATCCTGCCTGAAATGTAAAAGTGCACTGCAGGAAATCTGTGGTACTGTCAAGCTCTGGACTAACTACATGGCACCCGGGCCCAATATTTCATAGGCAAAAATGTTACGTAACCATTAAAAAGCACAACTAAAACTCTTTGATCCGCTGAAGCCTTGGATGACAGAGTGTAAAATCCCTTGgctctttttttctcactttggTTTCCTCTGTAAatggttttaattaaaaatggcTGCTCATCTGAGCAGTCTGGATTACTTTGTGCAAAAACGTTTTAACTCGGATTCacaagagaggagggagggaaaaaaatgatTCACCCTAACCAAAATTGCTGTATTTATGATGTGATGTTTGATTTAAACTTAATGCACTGTTACTGCACCAACTGTGGTTGGATGTTTAGATGCGGAGATTATCTTTCTTAATTTCTTTTGGTGcaaaaaagttaaattatcATATTATTCTTTTGAAGAATATTTGAAAAGCTGTGCACTATAGTTTGAAGTCCATTATGAAAGAAATCTGCTTTGTATAAAATATAGGAATATAGAAAATATCATAAAATGACCTACTTTGGTGTGCTGGATTATGTTTGCTTGCTTCCTAAATCTCCAAatctcttttcaccctatttAGGGCATTTTTGTGGTGgtttttacagtaatgtttCACCAAATAGAATTAGTTTAAAACTTGTCAGGCCTCTGACCTAATAATTTCATAATCTGACAAATGGTGAAGACTCAAAATAGAAGCCAACAATAtatttttgcattgcatttagCTCTCATTAAAATGTTACCCTTTCCTATAGCCATGGGAGAAGTAGCACCTTACTATAGGCTGACATTTTCTTTGCTTTAAGCTTACAGCCAGTTGCTGTAGATCAGCAGAGTACCCATCATGAGGAAGCCTCAGATTCACGCAGGGAGAATGCTTTGCACTGGACGCTGGCCAACTCTCAATGTTCTGCAGGGGGATGAAAAGGCATACTCCTGAGAGCACACTAATAAGGCTTTAATTGTATGTTCCTCCGCTAAATTAATGGATGGAAATGATTTGATTAATTCAGACACTGCTGGATACTAATATCCAATTAAATCCCAACACCAGGCATGCACAGGAGCTCCCAGTGCATTATGGATTCCTAACTATAAAGTGGGCAGCTGGTTGTTTGGGTTGTGAAAAGGATGTTACAGGTGAAG
Proteins encoded:
- the nr3c2 gene encoding mineralocorticoid receptor, whose translation is METKRYQNFFEGSDTENKWSQVLSTMEHCCSTEDSSLTNSDILMDIVNVSCPAGSPTTDCKDNNTKKQEQPMIRLSQNQPFVLPHFNNSLHGHKQEMDSKELSKTVAESMGLYMNAAREADFAFSQHGGSTSPGKMFPVCGRPLEDTQCGSTKSPKLKPFGFQQPSTTPRECTAGTPVSSASMLASSLSCSPQTSSSISSPGGSNNMVSSTTSPQTCFGPVCSSVSSPVSQTSCAATLANIKRRNSATCSPVESSTVGSPPLTSPLNVMRSPMSSPQSMSSVRSPPSCSTTCNIRSSVSSPTGVSCTSTANNCNTVRPSISSPATGGNMAVSSPQNPSSGGFPVSSPAGGLGLVQNDTNSPEAAGLNRDTDFKNFEFPKVEMVDGEVFNVGLDQMGMVKYIKNEPGTDFRSMCLGSSKCNASSTPFITQIKSEPNKNEGCMNPQPYGEQSPSLGLFPASETTYLSLRNNIDEYSLSGILGPPVSSMNGNYEPDVFSNNVLSKGVKQESTDGSYYQENNSMPTSAIVGVNSGGHSFHYQIGAQGTMSFTRHDVRDQSNPLLNLISPVTALMESWKSRPGMVQGSLSARGEGYPGQNCITDSMNSSPLRQPSSTAKVCLVCGDEASGCHYGVVTCGSCKVFFKRAVEGQHNYLCAGRNDCIIDKIRRKNCPACRVRKCLQAGMNLGARKSKKLGKLKGVSEDLQGSKDGQTATGVVGGGYLSSEKELNASAANALVPHGPGVVTPFLPPSICSVLELIEPEEVYSGYDNTQPDTTDHLLSSLNRLAGKQMVRMVKWAKVLPGFRGLPIEDQITLIQYSWMCLSSFCLSWRSYKHTNGQMLYFAPDLIFNEDRMQQSAMYDLCMGMRQVSQEFVRLQLTYDEFLSMKVLLLLSTVPKEGLKNQAAFEEMRVNYIKELRRSVGKATNNSGQTWQRFFQLTKLLDAMHDLVGNLLDFCFYTFRESQALKVEFPEMLVEIISDQIPKVESGLTHTIYFHKK